The nucleotide sequence AATTGTTTTGTTAGCTCTTCTTGTTGCTTCTCTTGCTTGACGTTTGTAAGTTCGTTATTTGCTTATATTCAGTTTTCAAAGACCCATCGTGCGCCGCTTTTTCCGCGCGCTTTTATATTCTAACATAGGCGGTAGACGCTGTCAACTATAAAAGATCGCAAAACGGTCGGATTGCCGGGAAAACGACCGCGACCGCGGAATGGCGCGGAAACGTGCATCCGTGAATCGAATCGGCCGACCCCCGCGGTTCACAAAAAGCGGGCGGCCGGACGCTTCCGGCCGCCCTTTCGCCCTTTCACCGGGCGGTGAAGAGCCTCAGGATGTCGTTGTAGGTGATGAACAGGATCAGTCCGATCAGGAGGAAGAACATGATCGTGTGGAGCCAGTTCTCGAACTTCTGGTTGGGCTTCTTCTTCGTGACCGCCTCGTAGGCGATGAACGCGAGCCGGCCGCCGTCGAGCGCCGGGATCGGCAGGAGGTTGATGATGCCGAGGTTGACCGAAAGCAGGCCGACCCAGGAGAGGAGCGAGACGATGCCCTGCGCGGCGGCGTTCGCCGTGATCGTGTAGATGCCGATGAAACCCGACATCTGCGAGAGCTTCACCTGGCCGCCGGAGACGAGCAGCCAGAGCGTCCGGTAGATCGAGATCGCGGCGTCGCCGAGGTCGCGGACGGCGACCGGGAAGGACCCGAAGAAGTCGAAGTGGGTGGAGCCGCCGATGCCGAGGCGGGAATAGAAGATCCCGTATCCCATCGCCGCGAGCGCGGATTCGCCATAGGCGACGTAGGTGATCGGATCGAGTTCGACCCCGTCGCGTTCGACCACGATCGACGTCGGTTCCTCCTCCGTCGATCCTTCCGGATGCGCGTAGGCGTAGGCGATCACGTCGCCCCAGTCGGCAAACGTCACGCCGTCGATCGAGACGATCACGTCGCCTTCCATCAGTTCCGTCTCGGCATAGAGCGGCTGGTCGATGACGAGGCCGGCGACGCTCGAATCGGCGGTGAAGCCGAGGCCGTAGAAGAGATAGACCGGCCTGATCGGATCGAGGACGAGGGTGGCGCCGTCGCGGACGACGGTGAGGACGAAGGTCCCGTGGTCGAGGTACTTGGCCAGTTCGCTCGTGACCGAGACGCCCGCATCCGACCAGGAAGAGACCGCGACGCCGTTGATCGCGACGATCTCGTCGCCCGGGAGCACGATTCCTTCCGCCGGCATGCCTTCCGACACCGCCGACACGACCCGGCTTCCCGTATCCGGGATGCCGAAGGCGAGGGCGATGAAGAGGTAGACCAAGAAGGCGAGGACGATGTTCATCATCGCCCCGGCGAAGGTGACCATGAAGCGCTGCGACTTCGTCTTCGAGACGAAGCTGCGCTCGTAGGGGGCGATCTGGATCTCGTAGCGGTCGAAGACGAACTTGGCGTCGCGCTCGACCGGGTAGCCGTTCACGAAGAGCGGCTTCATGCCCTCGCCCCGAAGGTCGACGTCCTCGACCAGGACCTCCTGGAGGTTCTGGTACTTGGGGTTCTTGGCGTTGACGACGATCCGGTCGACGTGCATGTCGTCGTTCAGGGAAATCCGGATCCGGTCGCCCTTCTTGACGACGTCGAGGGAGAGTTCCTCGCCGGCCATCGTGACGAAACCGCCGAAGGGGAACGCGCGGATCGAGAAGGTCGTCTCGCCGAACTTCTTCGAGATCAGGCGCGGGCCCATCCCGAAGCTGAATTCATGGCAGAGGATCCCCGCCTTCTTGGCGAAGAGAAAATGCCCGAGCTCGTGGATGCAGATGACGACGCTCAGGACGAGGAGGAAGAGCAGGATGTTGCCGAGGAAGTTCCACATGGGGTAAGACTCCTATCTATATTCTTTATAGTAACGGGCGGGCATGGCGCATCCTGACCGAACGCCGCGTCGCTTCGTCGGTCGAAAGCAGGTCGGCAAGCGTCGGCTTCTCGATGAATGCGAGCTCCTCGAGCGACCGGGCGACGATCTCCTCGATCGCCAGGAACGGGATCACGCCTTCGAGGAAGAGCGCAACCGCGACCTCGTTCGCCGCATTCAGGGCCGCCGGGGCGTTTCCGCCGCGGCGGGCGGCCGCGTAGGCGAGCGCGAGGCACGGATAGCGTTCGAGGTCGACGGGCGCGAAGGTGAGCTTCCCGACTTTCGCGAGGTCGAGCCGTTCGGTCGGGTTGGGGACGCGGTCGGGGTAATGCAGGGCGTAGGAGATCGGCAGGCGCATGTCGTGGCTCGACACCTGCGCCATCATCGACCCGTCGACGAACTCGACGAGCGAATGGACGTAGCTCTCGCGGTGCAGGATCGTGTCGATCTTGCCGAGGGGAAGCGAGAAGAGATGCATCGCCTCGATCACCTCGAAGCCCTTGTTCATCATCGTCGCGGAATCGATCGTGATCTTCTTCCCCATCTTCCAGTTCGGGTGGGCGAGCGCGTCCGCGACGCTCACGCGGTCGAGATCGGCGCGCGCCTTGTCGCGGAAGGCGCCGCCGCTCGCGGTGATCAGAAGCCGGAGGACGCTTTCTGGGTCTTCCCCCTCGAGGCACTGCCAGAGGGCGGAGTGCTCCGAGTCGATCGGCAGGATGCGGGCGTGCTTCTCCCTGGCGAGCGCCATCACGAG is from Candidatus Izemoplasmatales bacterium and encodes:
- a CDS encoding 1-deoxy-D-xylulose-5-phosphate reductoisomerase is translated as MRNLDLLGATGSIGRQTIDVVAAEPDRFRIRALGADRDVEGMTELVRRLSPDYVAMNDETAAATIAARFPDVEVGSGRAGLIRLSSLCPDDGDGLFVNAAVGVAGLEPTIAALRIGRSVALANKETLVVGGELVMALAREKHARILPIDSEHSALWQCLEGEDPESVLRLLITASGGAFRDKARADLDRVSVADALAHPNWKMGKKITIDSATMMNKGFEVIEAMHLFSLPLGKIDTILHRESYVHSLVEFVDGSMMAQVSSHDMRLPISYALHYPDRVPNPTERLDLAKVGKLTFAPVDLERYPCLALAYAAARRGGNAPAALNAANEVAVALFLEGVIPFLAIEEIVARSLEELAFIEKPTLADLLSTDEATRRSVRMRHARPLL
- the rseP gene encoding RIP metalloprotease RseP; translated protein: MWNFLGNILLFLLVLSVVICIHELGHFLFAKKAGILCHEFSFGMGPRLISKKFGETTFSIRAFPFGGFVTMAGEELSLDVVKKGDRIRISLNDDMHVDRIVVNAKNPKYQNLQEVLVEDVDLRGEGMKPLFVNGYPVERDAKFVFDRYEIQIAPYERSFVSKTKSQRFMVTFAGAMMNIVLAFLVYLFIALAFGIPDTGSRVVSAVSEGMPAEGIVLPGDEIVAINGVAVSSWSDAGVSVTSELAKYLDHGTFVLTVVRDGATLVLDPIRPVYLFYGLGFTADSSVAGLVIDQPLYAETELMEGDVIVSIDGVTFADWGDVIAYAYAHPEGSTEEEPTSIVVERDGVELDPITYVAYGESALAAMGYGIFYSRLGIGGSTHFDFFGSFPVAVRDLGDAAISIYRTLWLLVSGGQVKLSQMSGFIGIYTITANAAAQGIVSLLSWVGLLSVNLGIINLLPIPALDGGRLAFIAYEAVTKKKPNQKFENWLHTIMFFLLIGLILFITYNDILRLFTAR